Proteins encoded by one window of Melospiza melodia melodia isolate bMelMel2 chromosome 9, bMelMel2.pri, whole genome shotgun sequence:
- the HERC4 gene encoding probable E3 ubiquitin-protein ligase HERC4 isoform X2, with protein MLCWGNASFGQLGLGGIDEEIVLEPRKSDFFLNKRVRDVGCGLRHTVFVLDDGTVYTCGCNDLGQLGHDKGRKRPEHVGALDAQNIVAVSCGEAHTLALNDKGQVYAWGLATDGQLGLPGTEECVRVPRNIKSLSEIQIVQVACGYYHSLALSKGSEVFSWGQNKYGQLGLGYEYKKQTSPQMIKSLLGIPFAQIAAGGAHSFVLTLSGAIFGWGRNKFGQLGVNDDTDRYVPTLLKSLRSQKVVHICCGEDHTAALTKEGGVFTFGAGGYGQLGHNSTSHEINPRKVFELMGSVVTQITCGRQHTTAFVPSSGRIYSFGLGGNGQLGTGTTSNRKSPFTVRGNWIPFSTQCPMSTDSEECYCVKRIFSGGDQSFAHYFYPQNMVPPDDFRNPDLLKQIWTVNEMFIQKLLSFPSGRLPVEIANEIDGTFSSAGCLNGSFLALSNDDHYKTSARFSGVDMNAARLLFHKLIQPEHAQISQQVAASLEKNLIPKLTSSLPDVEALRLYLTLPECPLMSDENNFTTLAIPFGAAILNLEKAPLKVLENWWSVLEPPLFLKIVELYKDVVVHLLKVCKMGIPPSDRRILTNFLHTAFRVLEILHRVNERGQVIQYDRFYIHEIQDLIDIRNDYANWFQQQVLGMLTEVPVIICTYPFVFDAQAKTTLLQTDAIIQMQMAVDQAHRQNLSSLFLPVFESVNPCLIVMVRRDNIVGDAVEVLRKTKNVDYKKPLKVIFVGEEAVDAGGVRKEFFLLIMRELLDPKYGMFRYYEESRLIWFSDKTFEDSDLFHLIGVVCGLAIYNFTIVDLHFPLALYKKLLNQKPSLDDLKELMPDVGRGMQQLLDYPEDDIEEAFCLNFTITVENFGTTEIKELVPKGADIPVVKQNRQDFVDAYVDYIFNTSVASLYSAFHEGFHKVCGGKVLQLFQPSELQAMVIGNTNYDWKELEKNTEYKGEYWADHPTIKIFWEVFHELSLEKKKQFLLFLTGSDRIPILGMKCLKLVIQPTGGGEDYLPVAHTCFNLLDLPKYTDKETLKSKLIQAIDHYEGFSLV; from the exons ATGTTGTGCTGGGGCAATGCATCTTTTGGACAGCTTGGATTGGGTGGAATTGATGAAGAGATTGTTTTAGAACCCAGAAAAAGTGACTTTTTCCTAAATAAAAGGGTCAGAGATGTAGGATGTGGACTGAGACACACTGTTTTTGTCCTGGATGATGGGACAGTTTATACATGTGGATGCAACGATCTGGGACAACTAGGGCATGACAAAGGCAGGAAAAGACCCG AGCATGTTGGTGCACTGGATGCCCAAAATATTGTAGCTGTGTCATGTGGAGAAGCCCACACTCTTGCATTAAATGACAAAGGTCAGGTATATGCTTGGGGTCTGGCTACTGATGGACAGCTTGGCTTGCCAGGAACAGAGGAATGCGTCAGAGTGCCCAG AAATATTAAAAGTTTATCAGAGATCCAGATTGTCCAAGTTGCTTGTGGTTATTATCACTCACTAGCACTCTCAAAAG GAAGTGAAGTGTTTTCCTGGGGACAAAACAAATATGGCCAGCTGGGCCTAGGTTATGAGTATAAAAAACAAACCTCCCCACAGATGATTAAATCTCTGCTGGGAATCCCTTTTGCACAGATTGCAGCAGGAGGAGCTCACAGCTTTGTGCTGACTCTTTCTGGAGCCATCTTTGGATGGGGACGCAACAAATTTGGGCAGCTGGGTGTTAATGATGACACAG ACAGGTATGTTCCTACCCTGCTCAAGTCCCTGAGAAGTCAGAAGGTTGTTCATATATGTTGTGGAGAGGATCATACTGCTGCCCTTACAAAG GAAGGTGGGGTTTTCACATTTGGAGCTGGAGGCTATGGCCAGCTGGGACATAACTCTACCAGCCACGAGATAAATCCCAGGAAAGTTTTTGAGCTCATGGGGAGCGTTGTCACACAAATCACCTGTGGCAG GCAGCACACCACTGCATTTGTCCCTTCTTCTGGAAGAATTTACTCCTTTGGACTGGGAGGCAAtgggcagctgggcacagggaccaccAGTAACAGGAAAAGTCCCTTCACAGTGAGAGGAAACTGGATTCCCTTTAGTACCCAGTGCCCAATGAGCACAG ACAGTGAGGAGTGCTACTGTGTAAAGAGAATTTTCTCTGGTGGGGACCAAAGTTTTGCACACTACTTTTATCCACAG AACATGGTGCCACCAGATGATTTTAGGAATCCTGACCTTTTGAAGCAGATCTGGACTGTGAATGAAATGTTTATTCAAAAATTGCTGAGTTTCCCATCTGGAAGACTTCCTGTAGAGATAGCTAA TGAAATTGATGGAACGTTCTCCTCTGCTGGGTGCCTGAATGGGAGCTTTTTGGCACTGAG caatgaTGATCATTACAAAACCAGTGCTAGATTCTCAGGGGTTGACATGAATGCTGCTAGACTACTCTTCCACAAACTCATACAGCCTGAGCACGCTCAGATATCACAACAG GTGGCAGCTAGTTTGGAGAAGAACCTTATTCCCAAATTGACCAGCTCCTTACCAGATGTTGAAGCTTTGAGGCTGTATCTCACTCTACCAGAGTGCCCACTGATGAGTGATGAAAACAATTTCACAACGTTAGCTATTCCTTTTGGAGCAGCTATTCTGAACCTGGAAAAAGCTCCTCTGAAAGTTCTTG AAAATTGGTGGTCTGTGCTTGAGCCTCCCTTGTTCCTCAAGATAGTGGAACTCTACAAGGATGTCGTGGTGCACCTTTTGAAGGTGTGCAAGATGGGCATTCCCCCTTCTGACAGGAGAATACTCACCAATTTCCTCCACACAGCCTTCAGAGTTCTGGAAATCCTGCACAGG GTAAATGAAAGAGGACAAGTTATACAGTATGACAGATTTTACATTCATGAGATACAAGATTTGATAGATATCAGAAATGACTATGCCAACTGGTTCCAGCAGCAGGTGTTGGGAATG TTAACAGAGGTTCCTGTTATAATTTGCACATACCCATTTGTATTTGATGCCCAGGCAAAGACAACTCTCTTGCAAACCGATGCAATCATACAGATGCAG ATGGCTGTGGATCAGGCCCACAGGCAGAATCTGTCTTCTCTCTTCCTGCCAGTGTTTGAGTCTGTGAACCCCTGCCTGATAGTGATGGTGCGGAGGGACAACATCGTGGGCGACGCCGTGGAGGTGCTCCGGAAAACAAAGAACGTGGACTACAAGAAGCCCCTCAAG GTCATTTTTGTAGGGGAGGAAGCCGTCGATGCTGGAGGCGTTCGCAAAGAGTTTTTCTTGCTCATCATGAGGGAGTTGCTAGATCCCAAGTATGGAATGTTCAGGTACTACGAGGAGTCCAGGCTGATCTGGTTCTCTGATAAG ACCTTTGAAGACAGTGACTTGTTTCATTTGATTGGTGTTGTCTGTGGGCTAGCAATATATAATTTTACTATTGTAGACCTTCATTTTCCTCTGGCTTTGTACAAAAAGCTATTGAATCAGAAACCATCCCTGGATGACTTAAAAGAATTGATGCCAGATGTTGGCAG GGGAATGCAACAGCTACTGGACTATCCAGAGGATGACATAGAAGAAGCATTTTGTCTTAATTTTACT ATCACTGTGGAAAACTTTGGTACAACAGAAATTAAGGAGCTTGTTCCTAAAGGTGCTGACATTCCTGTAGTCAAACAAAATAG GCAAGATTTTGTAGATGCATATGTGGATTACATCTTCAATACATCTGTGGCTTCCCTATACAGTGCATTCCATGAAGGCTTCCACAAAGTGTGTGGAGGCAAAGTTCTTCAGCTCTTCCAGCCCAGTGAGCTGCAGGCAATGGTGATTGGGAACACAAATTATGACTGGAAGGAGTTGGAGAAG AACACAGAATACAAAGGAGAATACTGGGCAGACCATCCTACAATTAAAATATTCTGGGAGGTTTTTCACGAGTTGTCTTTGGAGAAGAAGAAGCAGTTCTTGT TGTTTCTGACAGGCAGCGATCGGATCCCCATCCTCGGAATGAAGTGTCTGAAACTGGTCATCCAGCCaacaggagggggagaagattACCTGCCCGTAGCTCACACTTGCTTTAATCTTCTTGATCTTCCAAAATACACTGATAAAGAAACCCTGAAGTCTAAGTTGATCCAGGCTATAGACCACTATGAAGGTTTCAGTTTAGTATAA
- the HERC4 gene encoding probable E3 ubiquitin-protein ligase HERC4 isoform X1 — MLCWGNASFGQLGLGGIDEEIVLEPRKSDFFLNKRVRDVGCGLRHTVFVLDDGTVYTCGCNDLGQLGHDKGRKRPEHVGALDAQNIVAVSCGEAHTLALNDKGQVYAWGLATDGQLGLPGTEECVRVPRNIKSLSEIQIVQVACGYYHSLALSKGSEVFSWGQNKYGQLGLGYEYKKQTSPQMIKSLLGIPFAQIAAGGAHSFVLTLSGAIFGWGRNKFGQLGVNDDTDRYVPTLLKSLRSQKVVHICCGEDHTAALTKEGGVFTFGAGGYGQLGHNSTSHEINPRKVFELMGSVVTQITCGRQHTTAFVPSSGRIYSFGLGGNGQLGTGTTSNRKSPFTVRGNWIPFSTQCPMSTDSEECYCVKRIFSGGDQSFAHYFYPQNMVPPDDFRNPDLLKQIWTVNEMFIQKLLSFPSGRLPVEIANEIDGTFSSAGCLNGSFLALSNDDHYKTSARFSGVDMNAARLLFHKLIQPEHAQISQQVAASLEKNLIPKLTSSLPDVEALRLYLTLPECPLMSDENNFTTLAIPFGAAILNLEKAPLKVLENWWSVLEPPLFLKIVELYKDVVVHLLKVCKMGIPPSDRRILTNFLHTAFRVLEILHRVNERGQVIQYDRFYIHEIQDLIDIRNDYANWFQQQVLGMDVNHGLTELTEVPVIICTYPFVFDAQAKTTLLQTDAIIQMQMAVDQAHRQNLSSLFLPVFESVNPCLIVMVRRDNIVGDAVEVLRKTKNVDYKKPLKVIFVGEEAVDAGGVRKEFFLLIMRELLDPKYGMFRYYEESRLIWFSDKTFEDSDLFHLIGVVCGLAIYNFTIVDLHFPLALYKKLLNQKPSLDDLKELMPDVGRGMQQLLDYPEDDIEEAFCLNFTITVENFGTTEIKELVPKGADIPVVKQNRQDFVDAYVDYIFNTSVASLYSAFHEGFHKVCGGKVLQLFQPSELQAMVIGNTNYDWKELEKNTEYKGEYWADHPTIKIFWEVFHELSLEKKKQFLLFLTGSDRIPILGMKCLKLVIQPTGGGEDYLPVAHTCFNLLDLPKYTDKETLKSKLIQAIDHYEGFSLV; from the exons ATGTTGTGCTGGGGCAATGCATCTTTTGGACAGCTTGGATTGGGTGGAATTGATGAAGAGATTGTTTTAGAACCCAGAAAAAGTGACTTTTTCCTAAATAAAAGGGTCAGAGATGTAGGATGTGGACTGAGACACACTGTTTTTGTCCTGGATGATGGGACAGTTTATACATGTGGATGCAACGATCTGGGACAACTAGGGCATGACAAAGGCAGGAAAAGACCCG AGCATGTTGGTGCACTGGATGCCCAAAATATTGTAGCTGTGTCATGTGGAGAAGCCCACACTCTTGCATTAAATGACAAAGGTCAGGTATATGCTTGGGGTCTGGCTACTGATGGACAGCTTGGCTTGCCAGGAACAGAGGAATGCGTCAGAGTGCCCAG AAATATTAAAAGTTTATCAGAGATCCAGATTGTCCAAGTTGCTTGTGGTTATTATCACTCACTAGCACTCTCAAAAG GAAGTGAAGTGTTTTCCTGGGGACAAAACAAATATGGCCAGCTGGGCCTAGGTTATGAGTATAAAAAACAAACCTCCCCACAGATGATTAAATCTCTGCTGGGAATCCCTTTTGCACAGATTGCAGCAGGAGGAGCTCACAGCTTTGTGCTGACTCTTTCTGGAGCCATCTTTGGATGGGGACGCAACAAATTTGGGCAGCTGGGTGTTAATGATGACACAG ACAGGTATGTTCCTACCCTGCTCAAGTCCCTGAGAAGTCAGAAGGTTGTTCATATATGTTGTGGAGAGGATCATACTGCTGCCCTTACAAAG GAAGGTGGGGTTTTCACATTTGGAGCTGGAGGCTATGGCCAGCTGGGACATAACTCTACCAGCCACGAGATAAATCCCAGGAAAGTTTTTGAGCTCATGGGGAGCGTTGTCACACAAATCACCTGTGGCAG GCAGCACACCACTGCATTTGTCCCTTCTTCTGGAAGAATTTACTCCTTTGGACTGGGAGGCAAtgggcagctgggcacagggaccaccAGTAACAGGAAAAGTCCCTTCACAGTGAGAGGAAACTGGATTCCCTTTAGTACCCAGTGCCCAATGAGCACAG ACAGTGAGGAGTGCTACTGTGTAAAGAGAATTTTCTCTGGTGGGGACCAAAGTTTTGCACACTACTTTTATCCACAG AACATGGTGCCACCAGATGATTTTAGGAATCCTGACCTTTTGAAGCAGATCTGGACTGTGAATGAAATGTTTATTCAAAAATTGCTGAGTTTCCCATCTGGAAGACTTCCTGTAGAGATAGCTAA TGAAATTGATGGAACGTTCTCCTCTGCTGGGTGCCTGAATGGGAGCTTTTTGGCACTGAG caatgaTGATCATTACAAAACCAGTGCTAGATTCTCAGGGGTTGACATGAATGCTGCTAGACTACTCTTCCACAAACTCATACAGCCTGAGCACGCTCAGATATCACAACAG GTGGCAGCTAGTTTGGAGAAGAACCTTATTCCCAAATTGACCAGCTCCTTACCAGATGTTGAAGCTTTGAGGCTGTATCTCACTCTACCAGAGTGCCCACTGATGAGTGATGAAAACAATTTCACAACGTTAGCTATTCCTTTTGGAGCAGCTATTCTGAACCTGGAAAAAGCTCCTCTGAAAGTTCTTG AAAATTGGTGGTCTGTGCTTGAGCCTCCCTTGTTCCTCAAGATAGTGGAACTCTACAAGGATGTCGTGGTGCACCTTTTGAAGGTGTGCAAGATGGGCATTCCCCCTTCTGACAGGAGAATACTCACCAATTTCCTCCACACAGCCTTCAGAGTTCTGGAAATCCTGCACAGG GTAAATGAAAGAGGACAAGTTATACAGTATGACAGATTTTACATTCATGAGATACAAGATTTGATAGATATCAGAAATGACTATGCCAACTGGTTCCAGCAGCAGGTGTTGGGAATG GATGTCAACCATGGATTAACTGAG TTAACAGAGGTTCCTGTTATAATTTGCACATACCCATTTGTATTTGATGCCCAGGCAAAGACAACTCTCTTGCAAACCGATGCAATCATACAGATGCAG ATGGCTGTGGATCAGGCCCACAGGCAGAATCTGTCTTCTCTCTTCCTGCCAGTGTTTGAGTCTGTGAACCCCTGCCTGATAGTGATGGTGCGGAGGGACAACATCGTGGGCGACGCCGTGGAGGTGCTCCGGAAAACAAAGAACGTGGACTACAAGAAGCCCCTCAAG GTCATTTTTGTAGGGGAGGAAGCCGTCGATGCTGGAGGCGTTCGCAAAGAGTTTTTCTTGCTCATCATGAGGGAGTTGCTAGATCCCAAGTATGGAATGTTCAGGTACTACGAGGAGTCCAGGCTGATCTGGTTCTCTGATAAG ACCTTTGAAGACAGTGACTTGTTTCATTTGATTGGTGTTGTCTGTGGGCTAGCAATATATAATTTTACTATTGTAGACCTTCATTTTCCTCTGGCTTTGTACAAAAAGCTATTGAATCAGAAACCATCCCTGGATGACTTAAAAGAATTGATGCCAGATGTTGGCAG GGGAATGCAACAGCTACTGGACTATCCAGAGGATGACATAGAAGAAGCATTTTGTCTTAATTTTACT ATCACTGTGGAAAACTTTGGTACAACAGAAATTAAGGAGCTTGTTCCTAAAGGTGCTGACATTCCTGTAGTCAAACAAAATAG GCAAGATTTTGTAGATGCATATGTGGATTACATCTTCAATACATCTGTGGCTTCCCTATACAGTGCATTCCATGAAGGCTTCCACAAAGTGTGTGGAGGCAAAGTTCTTCAGCTCTTCCAGCCCAGTGAGCTGCAGGCAATGGTGATTGGGAACACAAATTATGACTGGAAGGAGTTGGAGAAG AACACAGAATACAAAGGAGAATACTGGGCAGACCATCCTACAATTAAAATATTCTGGGAGGTTTTTCACGAGTTGTCTTTGGAGAAGAAGAAGCAGTTCTTGT TGTTTCTGACAGGCAGCGATCGGATCCCCATCCTCGGAATGAAGTGTCTGAAACTGGTCATCCAGCCaacaggagggggagaagattACCTGCCCGTAGCTCACACTTGCTTTAATCTTCTTGATCTTCCAAAATACACTGATAAAGAAACCCTGAAGTCTAAGTTGATCCAGGCTATAGACCACTATGAAGGTTTCAGTTTAGTATAA